Proteins found in one Lates calcarifer isolate ASB-BC8 unplaced genomic scaffold, TLL_Latcal_v3 _unitig_707_quiver_1691, whole genome shotgun sequence genomic segment:
- the LOC108879677 gene encoding chromatin complexes subunit BAP18 isoform X4, with translation MGFVTVGEIFSAAGAAFTKLGELTMQLHPVADSSPAGGQTKSTVKRKLYEDGALPPSSDGPKKVIKKATVTVAMNTQGTPAIISVPTAQVVVPPGLQGPPTGQLPLKKQKTADVTLSALNDSDVNSDLVDIEGLGEGSNSKKLNNFDQDNLNLDSSLIMNPSDLPLLSR, from the exons aTGGGATTTGTAACG gTTGGGGAGATCTTCTCTGCAGCTGGTGCTGCCTTCACCAAACTAGGAGAGCTCACCATGCAGCTTCATCCAGTGGCAGACTCCAGTCCTGcagg TGGTCAGACGAAGAGCACAGTGAAGAGGAAGCTGTATGAAGATGGTGCTCTACCTCCTTCCTCTGATGGGCCTAAGAAGGTCATCAAAAAAGCCACGGTTACTGTTGCCATGAACACACAGGGCACTCCAGCCATCATCTCTGTGCCCACAGCTCAGGTTGTTGTGCCACCAGGACTACAGGGTCCCCCCACCGGCCAGCTCCCTCTGAAGAAACAGAAGACTGCAG atgtGACCCTCAGTGCTCTGAATGACTCAGATGTCAACAGTGATCTTGTGGACATTGAGGGACTGGGTGAGGGATCCAACTCCAAAAAACTCAACAACTTTGATCAAG ATAACCTGAACTTGGACTCCAGCCTCATCATGAATCCCAGTGACCTGCCTCTGCTCTCCCGTTGA
- the LOC108879677 gene encoding chromatin complexes subunit BAP18 isoform X3 has translation MTSASTKVGEIFSAAGAAFTKLGELTMQLHPVADSSPAGGQTKSTVKRKLYEDGALPPSSDGPKKVIKKATVTVAMNTQGTPAIISVPTAQVVVPPGLQGPPTGQLPLKKQKTADVTLSALNDSDVNSDLVDIEGLGEGSNSKKLNNFDQDNLNLDSSLIMNPSDLPLLSR, from the exons ATGACGTCAGCGTCTACTAAA gTTGGGGAGATCTTCTCTGCAGCTGGTGCTGCCTTCACCAAACTAGGAGAGCTCACCATGCAGCTTCATCCAGTGGCAGACTCCAGTCCTGcagg TGGTCAGACGAAGAGCACAGTGAAGAGGAAGCTGTATGAAGATGGTGCTCTACCTCCTTCCTCTGATGGGCCTAAGAAGGTCATCAAAAAAGCCACGGTTACTGTTGCCATGAACACACAGGGCACTCCAGCCATCATCTCTGTGCCCACAGCTCAGGTTGTTGTGCCACCAGGACTACAGGGTCCCCCCACCGGCCAGCTCCCTCTGAAGAAACAGAAGACTGCAG atgtGACCCTCAGTGCTCTGAATGACTCAGATGTCAACAGTGATCTTGTGGACATTGAGGGACTGGGTGAGGGATCCAACTCCAAAAAACTCAACAACTTTGATCAAG ATAACCTGAACTTGGACTCCAGCCTCATCATGAATCCCAGTGACCTGCCTCTGCTCTCCCGTTGA
- the LOC108879677 gene encoding chromatin complexes subunit BAP18 isoform X2, with translation MGFVTVGEIFSAAGAAFTKLGELTMQLHPVADSSPAGSHPCSSGQTKSTVKRKLYEDGALPPSSDGPKKVIKKATVTVAMNTQGTPAIISVPTAQVVVPPGLQGPPTGQLPLKKQKTADVTLSALNDSDVNSDLVDIEGLGEGSNSKKLNNFDQDNLNLDSSLIMNPSDLPLLSR, from the exons aTGGGATTTGTAACG gTTGGGGAGATCTTCTCTGCAGCTGGTGCTGCCTTCACCAAACTAGGAGAGCTCACCATGCAGCTTCATCCAGTGGCAGACTCCAGTCCTGcagg TTCCCATCCTTGCTCTAGTGGTCAGACGAAGAGCACAGTGAAGAGGAAGCTGTATGAAGATGGTGCTCTACCTCCTTCCTCTGATGGGCCTAAGAAGGTCATCAAAAAAGCCACGGTTACTGTTGCCATGAACACACAGGGCACTCCAGCCATCATCTCTGTGCCCACAGCTCAGGTTGTTGTGCCACCAGGACTACAGGGTCCCCCCACCGGCCAGCTCCCTCTGAAGAAACAGAAGACTGCAG atgtGACCCTCAGTGCTCTGAATGACTCAGATGTCAACAGTGATCTTGTGGACATTGAGGGACTGGGTGAGGGATCCAACTCCAAAAAACTCAACAACTTTGATCAAG ATAACCTGAACTTGGACTCCAGCCTCATCATGAATCCCAGTGACCTGCCTCTGCTCTCCCGTTGA
- the LOC108879677 gene encoding chromatin complexes subunit BAP18 isoform X1, giving the protein MTSASTKVGEIFSAAGAAFTKLGELTMQLHPVADSSPAGSHPCSSGQTKSTVKRKLYEDGALPPSSDGPKKVIKKATVTVAMNTQGTPAIISVPTAQVVVPPGLQGPPTGQLPLKKQKTADVTLSALNDSDVNSDLVDIEGLGEGSNSKKLNNFDQDNLNLDSSLIMNPSDLPLLSR; this is encoded by the exons ATGACGTCAGCGTCTACTAAA gTTGGGGAGATCTTCTCTGCAGCTGGTGCTGCCTTCACCAAACTAGGAGAGCTCACCATGCAGCTTCATCCAGTGGCAGACTCCAGTCCTGcagg TTCCCATCCTTGCTCTAGTGGTCAGACGAAGAGCACAGTGAAGAGGAAGCTGTATGAAGATGGTGCTCTACCTCCTTCCTCTGATGGGCCTAAGAAGGTCATCAAAAAAGCCACGGTTACTGTTGCCATGAACACACAGGGCACTCCAGCCATCATCTCTGTGCCCACAGCTCAGGTTGTTGTGCCACCAGGACTACAGGGTCCCCCCACCGGCCAGCTCCCTCTGAAGAAACAGAAGACTGCAG atgtGACCCTCAGTGCTCTGAATGACTCAGATGTCAACAGTGATCTTGTGGACATTGAGGGACTGGGTGAGGGATCCAACTCCAAAAAACTCAACAACTTTGATCAAG ATAACCTGAACTTGGACTCCAGCCTCATCATGAATCCCAGTGACCTGCCTCTGCTCTCCCGTTGA